CATGACGAGGACACGGTCGGCGATTTCGACGGTGGACAGGCGGTGGGCAATGATGATCGCGGTGCGTCCCTCGAGGACCGTCGCCAGGGCCTTCTGGACCAGGCGTTCGGAGGGGATGTCGAGGTGCGCGGTCGCCTCGTCGAGGACGACGATGTCAGGATCGGCCAGGAACACGCGCGCGAACGATACGAGCTGCCTTTGCCCTGAGCTCAGCCGGCCGCCGCGCTTCTTCACATCCGTCTCGTACCCCTCGGGCAGCTTGAGGATGTATTCGTCGAGTCCGACGGCAGCGGCGGCGGCGACGACCTCGTCATCGCGGGCGTCGGGATTGCCGATTCGGATGTTGTCGGCGATCGTGCCGGCGAACAGGAACGACTCCTGGGTGACCATGACGATGCTCGAACGCAGCTGAGCATCGTCGAGGTCACGCAGGTCCACCTCGTCGATGGTGATCCTGCCCTCGGTGGGGTCGTAGAACCGGGTGACCAGTTTGACCAGGGTCGACTTGCCGGCTCCCGTGGCACCGACCAGCGCGACGATCTGGCCCGCGGGGATTCGCAGGTCGAACCGGGGGAGGACATCGGGCCCGTCCGGATAAGAGAAGCGGACATGATTGAGGTCGATCGAGCGCCCGTTCCCCGGCTGCCCAGAGGAGCTCCCCGACTGGCCCGAGGCGTGCGCGGGCAGAGTCTTCGGCCGGACCGGTTCCACCACCTCGGGGTCGGTGTCGAGGACGGCGGCCATCTTCTCCAGCGCGGCCGACGCGGACTGGTAGAGGTTGAATGACTGAACGAGTTCGTCGAGTGGTCCGTAGAACCGGCGCAGATAGAGGATGAATGCCGCGAGCACGCCGATCTGAGTCCAGTCCTCGATGACGAGCCACGCGCCGACGATGATGATGACCGTCTGCGTGACGTTGCCGACCAGCCGTGTCCAGCCCGCGAACCAGGCGACGCCGCGCAGGGCATCGGTGTTGGCATCACGGTACTGAGTGTCCTCGTCCCTGAGTGTTCCGCGGCGATCGGGCTGCCTGCGGTAGGCCTGGACCGCGCGGATGCCGCCCATGGTCTCGACGAAGTGGACGATGACCTTCGCGATCGACGTCCGGGTCCTTCGGTAGGCGCTGCGCTGGGAGCTGTGCGCGGCCCTCGTGATGAAGAACAGCGGAATGAACCCG
The Brevibacterium marinum genome window above contains:
- a CDS encoding ABC transporter transmembrane domain-containing protein; translation: MSTPRLDEDELEQLPPDIAKKARALLLSLVRPHLPMAIFLFVIVVLTALFLVIGPIFIAQALDEGVPQAVDGDPGPLIRAVSAFVLSAVGSAVLAFTSTRLVGITAQKVVYRLRSRLFRHIQRLDLGYHERSTSGRLVSRQTSDMESVQQFLSYSLFDTALGLFEMTFIAVTLIVLDVPLAIVVFLGFIPLFFITRAAHSSQRSAYRRTRTSIAKVIVHFVETMGGIRAVQAYRRQPDRRGTLRDEDTQYRDANTDALRGVAWFAGWTRLVGNVTQTVIIIVGAWLVIEDWTQIGVLAAFILYLRRFYGPLDELVQSFNLYQSASAALEKMAAVLDTDPEVVEPVRPKTLPAHASGQSGSSSGQPGNGRSIDLNHVRFSYPDGPDVLPRFDLRIPAGQIVALVGATGAGKSTLVKLVTRFYDPTEGRITIDEVDLRDLDDAQLRSSIVMVTQESFLFAGTIADNIRIGNPDARDDEVVAAAAAVGLDEYILKLPEGYETDVKKRGGRLSSGQRQLVSFARVFLADPDIVVLDEATAHLDIPSERLVQKALATVLEGRTAIIIAHRLSTVEIADRVLVMDSGRIIEDGSPEDLISGTGKFAQLHKAWRDSLV